The Yoonia sp. SS1-5 genome contains a region encoding:
- a CDS encoding FAD-dependent oxidoreductase, translated as MALPPSSARVVIIGGGVIGCSVAYHLTKLGWKDVVLLERKQLTSGTTWHAAGLIAQLRATANMTKLAKYSQELYGNLEAETEVATGFKRCGSITVALTDERREEIFRQAGMARAFGVAVEEISPTEVKQRYEHLNIDGVKAGVYLPLDGQGDPANIALALAKGARQNGAQVIERTLVTGVKRDGRRITGVDWEQGAETGHIACEMVVNCGGMWGHQLGKMLGVNVPLHACEHFYIVTENIPGLQQLPVLRVPDECAYYKEDAGKILLGAFEPNAKPWAMDGIPKDFEFDQLPEDFDHFEPILEQAVERLPMLAEAGIHTFFNGPESFTPDDAYHLGLAPEMDNVWVAAGFNSIGIQSAGGAGMALSQWMDTGEKPFDLGDVDISRMQPFQGNRTYLFERAKESLGLLYADHFPFRQKETARGIGRSPFHEHLLERGAVMGEFAGWERANWFAREAQEAKYEYSWSRQNFFNNVREEHMSVRQNVGMYDMSSFGKFRVEGPDAMAFMNYIGGGNYDVPVGKIVYTQFLNRSAGIEADVTVTRIEQDCYLVVTPAASRVADFTWMRRNKGDFSVVITDVTTGEGILAIMGPRSRELLQAVSPNDFSNDVNPFGTAQTIEIGMGMARVHRVTYVGELGWEVYIPTDMCGHVFETIAKAGFDFGLRLCGMHMMDTCRMEKGFRHFGHDITSEDHVLEAGLGFAVKTDKADFVGRDAVLRKREEGLSRRLVQFKLTDWEPLLYHNEPVLRDGEVVGYLSSGGYGHHLGAAVGMGYVPCAEPGEKPADMLASTYEIDVMGARVRAEAQLKPFYDPKGERAKA; from the coding sequence ATGGCTCTCCCCCCTTCTTCCGCGCGTGTTGTCATTATCGGCGGCGGTGTGATCGGATGTTCGGTGGCATACCATCTGACAAAACTGGGATGGAAAGACGTTGTCCTGCTAGAGCGCAAGCAGCTTACATCGGGGACAACCTGGCATGCGGCAGGGCTGATTGCGCAATTGCGGGCGACGGCGAACATGACCAAGCTCGCGAAATATTCGCAAGAGCTCTACGGCAATCTGGAAGCCGAGACCGAAGTGGCCACCGGTTTCAAACGTTGCGGTTCGATCACCGTTGCGCTGACCGATGAGCGCCGCGAAGAGATTTTTCGCCAGGCCGGCATGGCCCGCGCCTTTGGTGTCGCGGTTGAAGAGATTTCGCCGACCGAGGTGAAGCAGCGTTATGAGCATCTGAATATCGACGGCGTGAAGGCCGGTGTGTATCTGCCGCTGGATGGTCAGGGTGATCCCGCCAATATCGCGCTGGCATTGGCCAAAGGCGCCCGCCAGAACGGCGCGCAGGTGATTGAACGTACCCTCGTTACGGGCGTGAAACGCGATGGGCGCCGGATCACCGGCGTTGATTGGGAACAAGGGGCCGAGACCGGGCATATCGCCTGCGAGATGGTCGTCAACTGCGGGGGCATGTGGGGCCATCAGCTTGGCAAGATGTTGGGTGTCAACGTCCCGCTGCATGCTTGCGAACACTTCTATATCGTCACTGAAAACATCCCGGGCTTGCAGCAACTGCCTGTGTTGCGGGTGCCGGATGAATGCGCCTATTACAAGGAAGACGCAGGCAAAATCCTATTGGGTGCCTTTGAACCCAACGCAAAACCCTGGGCCATGGACGGGATTCCAAAGGATTTTGAATTCGACCAATTGCCCGAGGATTTCGACCATTTCGAACCCATCCTCGAACAGGCTGTCGAACGTCTGCCAATGCTGGCCGAGGCTGGAATCCATACATTCTTCAACGGTCCCGAAAGCTTTACGCCTGACGACGCCTATCATCTGGGGCTTGCGCCCGAGATGGATAATGTCTGGGTCGCGGCGGGCTTTAACTCCATCGGTATTCAATCTGCTGGCGGGGCGGGCATGGCCCTGTCGCAGTGGATGGATACGGGCGAAAAGCCGTTTGATCTGGGGGATGTTGATATTTCCCGAATGCAGCCCTTCCAAGGCAACCGAACCTACCTGTTTGAACGGGCAAAGGAATCGCTGGGCCTGCTTTACGCCGATCACTTCCCGTTTCGTCAAAAGGAAACCGCGCGCGGCATTGGTCGGTCGCCCTTCCATGAACATCTGCTGGAACGCGGCGCTGTGATGGGCGAATTCGCCGGTTGGGAACGGGCCAACTGGTTCGCCCGCGAGGCACAGGAAGCAAAGTACGAATATAGCTGGTCGCGTCAGAACTTTTTCAACAATGTCCGCGAAGAGCATATGTCGGTCCGCCAGAATGTGGGCATGTATGACATGTCATCCTTTGGCAAATTCCGGGTCGAAGGGCCGGATGCCATGGCCTTCATGAATTACATTGGCGGGGGCAATTACGACGTTCCCGTGGGGAAGATCGTTTATACGCAATTCCTGAACAGGTCCGCCGGGATCGAGGCGGATGTGACCGTCACCCGGATCGAGCAGGATTGCTATCTGGTTGTGACACCTGCGGCATCGCGGGTGGCCGACTTTACATGGATGCGCCGCAACAAGGGTGATTTCAGCGTTGTGATCACCGATGTCACAACCGGCGAAGGGATCCTTGCGATCATGGGGCCACGGTCGCGCGAGTTGCTGCAAGCCGTGTCGCCCAATGATTTCTCGAACGACGTAAACCCGTTTGGCACCGCGCAAACGATTGAAATCGGAATGGGCATGGCGCGCGTTCACCGTGTGACCTATGTGGGCGAATTGGGGTGGGAGGTCTATATCCCCACCGATATGTGCGGCCATGTTTTTGAGACCATTGCGAAGGCGGGGTTCGACTTTGGCCTGCGCCTGTGCGGGATGCATATGATGGATACCTGCCGGATGGAAAAAGGGTTCCGCCACTTTGGCCACGACATCACATCAGAGGATCACGTGCTCGAAGCAGGCCTTGGTTTTGCGGTCAAGACCGACAAAGCTGATTTCGTCGGGCGCGACGCGGTGCTGCGCAAGCGCGAGGAAGGCCTGTCCCGCCGTCTGGTGCAATTCAAACTGACGGATTGGGAACCGCTCTTGTACCATAACGAACCGGTTTTACGGGATGGTGAGGTTGTCGGCTACCTGTCATCGGGTGGCTATGGTCACCATCTTGGTGCGGCGGTTGGCATGGGCTATGTGCCCTGCGCGGAACCGGGCGAAAAACCTGCCGACATGTTGGCCAGCACCTATGAAATCGACGTGATGGGCGCACGCGTCCGGGCCGAGGCGCAACTTAAGCCGTTCTATGATCCGAAAGGTGAGCGCGCAAAGGCATAG
- a CDS encoding HWE histidine kinase domain-containing protein, which produces MSNVSRFPPMQTRAEHNLMQHPPRPDPSAPLRAAMALDAGGMASWSLDLQPGTIMGDPLAGYLLGQAGRPQPWSLRKVLARLHREDLGKIGILSTRLRSGEDSAQIMLRHLDRGRQHWLGIRGKVISRSPDGTLKRVVGVIWDAAMPQDLLHQQDKMTAELDHQVKNAFAVMRALVNIERRSAQSVEEFAALLNGQITAMANAHALSSLAAEHTAISGALVGVPDIVEAALGDWLYPDQGALPVANLNIETAPRMLPAKVSAFMLFLGDLVSDVRRSAPPEAAQITATISAADEAHAVLTWQNELTENEYKPSPLARHCLRMLGAELRLRTTSDPACIDVILPIDG; this is translated from the coding sequence ATGTCGAATGTTTCGCGCTTTCCCCCGATGCAAACGCGGGCAGAGCACAATCTGATGCAGCATCCGCCACGGCCGGACCCATCCGCGCCTTTGCGGGCCGCGATGGCGCTGGACGCGGGCGGCATGGCCAGCTGGTCGCTGGATCTGCAACCCGGCACGATCATGGGCGATCCGCTTGCCGGGTATCTGCTTGGGCAGGCCGGCCGGCCGCAGCCATGGTCCTTGCGCAAGGTTCTGGCCCGGTTGCATCGCGAGGATCTGGGCAAGATCGGCATCCTGTCGACCCGGTTGCGCAGCGGTGAAGATAGCGCGCAGATCATGCTACGCCATCTGGATCGGGGCCGCCAGCATTGGCTGGGTATCCGCGGCAAGGTGATCAGCCGATCCCCCGACGGCACCCTGAAACGGGTGGTCGGGGTGATTTGGGATGCGGCAATGCCACAGGATTTGCTGCACCAGCAAGACAAGATGACCGCCGAACTGGATCACCAGGTCAAGAACGCCTTTGCGGTCATGCGGGCCCTCGTCAATATCGAACGACGGTCAGCCCAAAGTGTCGAAGAATTTGCTGCACTGCTGAACGGGCAAATCACCGCCATGGCAAACGCGCACGCGCTGTCATCGCTCGCCGCCGAGCATACGGCGATTTCGGGCGCGCTGGTGGGTGTGCCGGACATTGTTGAGGCCGCATTGGGTGACTGGCTTTACCCTGACCAGGGCGCATTGCCGGTCGCGAACCTTAACATTGAGACCGCCCCCCGCATGCTCCCCGCCAAGGTGTCTGCGTTCATGCTGTTTCTGGGCGACCTCGTCAGCGATGTGCGGCGATCAGCACCCCCCGAGGCGGCGCAAATCACCGCGACAATATCGGCCGCCGATGAAGCGCACGCGGTGCTGACATGGCAAAATGAACTGACCGAAAACGAATATAAGCCAAGCCCCCTGGCCCGACATTGTTTGCGCATGCTGGGCGCCGAGCTGCGTCTGCGCACGACATCGGACCCCGCATGCATCGACGTCATACTGCCGATTGACGGCTAA
- a CDS encoding response regulator, which yields MSHSLKGLDVFLVEDDFLILLDMKFILEDAGASVISAATLAQADTLSTGSFDAAVLDIRLPDGDAYALAARLKAQNTPLIFHTGNANQARLRQEFPEAVTLSKPISEAHLLAAVKQQSSAPVQS from the coding sequence GTGTCACACTCGCTAAAAGGCCTCGACGTCTTCCTCGTGGAAGATGATTTTCTGATTCTTCTCGATATGAAATTCATACTCGAGGATGCCGGCGCATCCGTGATAAGTGCCGCGACATTGGCGCAGGCGGATACGCTGAGCACCGGTTCGTTTGATGCGGCGGTGCTGGATATCCGGCTGCCTGACGGCGATGCCTATGCGCTGGCCGCACGGCTGAAGGCGCAGAATACACCGCTGATTTTTCACACAGGCAACGCCAATCAGGCGCGTCTGCGGCAAGAATTTCCCGAGGCGGTGACATTATCCAAACCGATTTCCGAAGCGCATCTGCTTGCTGCGGTCAAGCAGCAATCCTCTGCACCCGTGCAGAGTTAG
- a CDS encoding S41 family peptidase, which yields MKKLMIAATGGAVLGLLATSQIAGPLLAQEAADNGNVYEQLDLFGDIFERIRAGYVEDVNDKELIEAAINGMLTSLDPHSSYLSADDAARMRVQTSGEFGGLGIEVTQEEGFVKVVSPMDGTPAEAAGVIAGDFITAVDGESVLGLTLNDAVEMMRGPVGSEIIITIVRDGETEPFDVSIIRDTIKLTAVRSRTEGNAVVLRVTTFNDQTFPNLREGMEQQIEDAGGIDNIDGIVLDLRNNPGGLLNQAIYVSDAFLDAGEIVSTRGRDPEDGERFNAEPGDLAEGKPIVVLINGGSASASEIVAGALQDHRRAIVVGTKSFGKGSVQTVVPLRGEGAMRLTTARYYTPSGRSIQALGISPDIIVEQPVPRVDEEGDDSDQPRQRSEADLRGSLDNDSLTEDEILQIEEDRARAEAAAQLREDDYQLAYAIDILKGLNALGPTALAAE from the coding sequence ATGAAAAAGTTGATGATAGCCGCAACCGGCGGTGCTGTTCTGGGGCTGCTGGCCACAAGCCAGATTGCTGGCCCCTTACTCGCGCAGGAAGCAGCCGATAACGGCAATGTCTACGAACAGCTGGATCTTTTTGGCGACATTTTCGAACGGATCCGGGCCGGCTATGTGGAAGACGTCAATGACAAGGAACTGATCGAGGCGGCCATCAACGGCATGCTGACATCGCTTGATCCGCATTCCAGCTATCTGTCCGCAGATGATGCCGCGCGCATGCGGGTCCAGACCTCGGGCGAATTTGGTGGCCTGGGGATCGAAGTGACGCAGGAAGAAGGCTTTGTCAAAGTGGTCTCGCCCATGGATGGGACCCCGGCAGAGGCTGCCGGCGTGATCGCGGGGGACTTCATCACCGCCGTTGATGGCGAAAGCGTTCTTGGGCTGACCCTGAATGATGCGGTCGAGATGATGCGCGGCCCGGTTGGGTCCGAGATCATCATTACCATCGTGCGTGATGGCGAAACCGAACCATTTGACGTCTCGATCATTCGCGACACAATCAAACTGACAGCCGTGCGCAGCCGGACCGAAGGGAACGCAGTCGTCTTGCGGGTCACCACATTCAACGATCAGACATTCCCCAACCTGCGCGAGGGGATGGAACAGCAAATCGAAGATGCAGGCGGGATCGACAATATCGACGGGATCGTCCTTGACTTGCGCAACAATCCGGGCGGATTGCTGAACCAGGCGATCTATGTGTCAGATGCCTTTTTGGACGCGGGCGAGATCGTCTCGACCCGCGGCCGCGATCCTGAAGATGGCGAACGGTTCAACGCCGAACCGGGCGACCTTGCCGAGGGCAAACCGATTGTCGTGCTGATCAATGGCGGTTCGGCCTCGGCCTCGGAAATTGTGGCAGGCGCGCTGCAGGATCATCGCCGGGCAATCGTCGTTGGCACAAAATCCTTTGGCAAGGGCTCTGTCCAGACTGTTGTGCCGCTGCGGGGCGAAGGCGCGATGCGCTTGACCACCGCGCGCTACTACACCCCGTCCGGTCGATCCATTCAGGCCTTGGGCATTTCACCCGATATCATCGTTGAACAGCCCGTCCCCCGCGTTGACGAGGAAGGCGATGACAGCGATCAGCCGCGCCAGCGCTCTGAAGCGGATTTGCGCGGGTCGTTGGACAATGACAGCCTGACAGAAGACGAAATTCTGCAAATCGAAGAAGACCGCGCCCGGGCAGAAGCGGCCGCGCAACTGCGCGAGGATGACTACCAGCTCGCCTATGCCATTGATATCCTGAAAGGATTGAACGCGCTCGGCCCCACAGCACTCGCCGCCGAATAG
- the gpmI gene encoding 2,3-bisphosphoglycerate-independent phosphoglycerate mutase, with translation MPVPKPVVLCILDGWGARDATDGNAPKLAQTPNFDRIMQGPHAQLLTHGRDAGLPTGQMGNSEVGHTNIGAGRVVAMDLGQIELAIEDGSFAKADALQAFAAKLRQSGGAAHLMSVVSDGGVHGHWEHCVAAAHALVDAGVPVVVHAITDGRDVAPSSAPTYLQKLQDALPRNTTIATVIGRYYAMDRDNRWDRVQTAFAAMVDGQGDRADTAASAIQTAHDAGKTDEFIPATVIGDYAGIAPEDGFFCLNFRSDRAREILAALADPDFDGFERKQPALAARLGMVTYSDRHDAWFDTVFPKRDIQNTLGAWVAKKGLRQFRLAETEKYPHVTFFFNGGIETPADGEDRYMPKSPNVATYDLQPEMSAPEVTARFVQAIGEGYDLIITNYANPDMVGHTGDLNAAIKACEAVDQGLGQVLEALQAAGGAMVVTADHGNCEVMIDPETGGAHTAHTTNPVPVALVGGPTNATLRDGRLADLAPTLLDLMGLDLPPEMTGRSLIK, from the coding sequence ATGCCCGTCCCAAAACCTGTCGTTCTGTGCATTCTGGATGGTTGGGGCGCGCGGGACGCCACGGACGGGAACGCCCCGAAATTGGCGCAGACACCCAACTTTGACCGGATCATGCAAGGCCCACACGCGCAACTGCTGACCCATGGCCGCGATGCGGGTCTGCCCACCGGCCAGATGGGGAATTCAGAGGTTGGTCATACAAATATCGGCGCAGGCCGCGTTGTGGCTATGGATCTGGGACAAATTGAGCTTGCTATCGAAGATGGCAGCTTTGCCAAAGCCGATGCATTGCAGGCATTTGCCGCAAAGCTGCGGCAAAGCGGTGGGGCTGCGCATCTGATGAGCGTGGTGTCCGATGGCGGGGTGCACGGCCATTGGGAACATTGCGTTGCAGCCGCGCACGCCCTTGTCGACGCCGGTGTGCCGGTTGTTGTGCATGCCATCACCGATGGCCGGGATGTCGCGCCATCATCCGCGCCGACCTACCTGCAAAAACTGCAAGATGCCCTGCCCCGCAACACCACAATCGCGACGGTGATCGGCCGCTATTACGCGATGGATCGTGATAATCGCTGGGACCGGGTGCAGACGGCATTTGCGGCCATGGTTGATGGTCAGGGTGACAGGGCAGACACGGCCGCATCCGCCATTCAAACGGCCCATGACGCGGGCAAAACGGATGAGTTCATTCCTGCAACGGTCATCGGGGATTATGCCGGGATCGCCCCGGAAGATGGTTTTTTCTGCCTGAACTTCCGCTCTGACCGCGCCCGCGAAATCCTTGCGGCACTTGCCGATCCGGATTTTGACGGGTTTGAGCGCAAACAACCTGCCTTGGCGGCCCGGCTGGGCATGGTCACCTATTCCGACCGTCATGATGCGTGGTTCGACACCGTTTTCCCCAAACGCGATATCCAGAACACTTTGGGGGCCTGGGTCGCGAAAAAGGGTCTGCGCCAATTCCGGTTGGCAGAAACCGAAAAATATCCGCATGTGACCTTCTTTTTTAATGGCGGCATCGAAACCCCGGCGGATGGCGAAGACAGGTACATGCCCAAATCGCCGAATGTCGCCACCTATGATCTGCAGCCAGAGATGTCTGCGCCCGAGGTCACGGCGCGTTTCGTCCAGGCAATCGGTGAGGGGTATGACCTGATTATCACCAACTATGCCAACCCCGATATGGTGGGGCATACCGGCGACCTGAATGCCGCTATCAAAGCCTGCGAGGCGGTGGACCAAGGTCTGGGCCAAGTTCTCGAGGCGCTGCAAGCGGCGGGTGGGGCCATGGTCGTCACCGCGGATCACGGCAATTGCGAAGTCATGATTGATCCCGAAACAGGCGGTGCGCATACCGCGCATACCACCAATCCGGTGCCTGTGGCGCTTGTCGGCGGTCCGACAAACGCCACCCTGCGTGACGGCCGTCTTGCGGATCTCGCCCCGACATTGCTGGACCTGATGGGTCTTGATCTGCCGCCCGAGATGACAGGACGCAGCCTGATCAAATGA
- the rlmH gene encoding 23S rRNA (pseudouridine(1915)-N(3))-methyltransferase RlmH, with amino-acid sequence MRVHICAVGRLRKGPARDLYDDYLTRFDRTGRALALGPSKLHEVEDKKGGGMAAEAALLDRAIPNSALICTLDERGKVMSSPDFARLLAKWRDNGRTDLAFVIGGADGIDAALRARADASLSFGAMVWPHMLVRVMLSEQLYRAASILSGGPYHRA; translated from the coding sequence ATGCGTGTCCATATCTGCGCGGTGGGGCGGTTACGCAAAGGCCCCGCGCGCGACCTGTATGATGACTATCTGACCCGGTTTGACCGGACCGGCCGTGCGCTGGCCCTTGGCCCGTCCAAACTGCACGAGGTCGAAGACAAAAAAGGCGGCGGCATGGCGGCAGAGGCGGCGCTGCTCGACCGCGCAATCCCCAACAGCGCCCTGATCTGTACCCTTGATGAACGCGGCAAGGTGATGTCCTCGCCCGACTTTGCACGGCTTTTGGCCAAATGGCGCGATAACGGGCGCACTGACCTGGCCTTTGTGATTGGCGGGGCGGATGGCATTGACGCTGCCCTCCGCGCCCGCGCGGATGCATCCCTGAGTTTCGGGGCAATGGTCTGGCCGCATATGCTGGTACGGGTGATGCTGTCGGAACAGCTTTATCGTGCTGCAAGCATTCTGTCGGGCGGTCCGTACCATCGGGCCTGA
- the rsfS gene encoding ribosome silencing factor — translation MPGVGAMSTCFKEDNELSLSASADTSANNGAPQMSAKTTATSELLLAAVLKSLDDDKGEDVVQINLRGKSEIGDYMVIASGRSTRQVTAMAEKLTDRLKQEFGVISKVEGKSAGDWVLIDTGDVIVHIFRPEVREFYQLEKMWQPGSATAG, via the coding sequence ATGCCCGGCGTCGGGGCCATGTCGACGTGTTTTAAGGAGGACAATGAACTGTCTCTTTCCGCATCGGCTGATACATCAGCCAATAACGGCGCCCCGCAGATGAGCGCCAAGACGACCGCGACCAGCGAACTTCTTCTGGCGGCTGTCCTGAAATCTCTTGATGATGACAAAGGCGAAGACGTTGTGCAGATCAATCTGCGCGGCAAGTCCGAGATTGGGGACTATATGGTTATCGCCTCCGGGCGCTCGACCCGGCAGGTCACAGCCATGGCCGAGAAACTGACCGACCGGCTTAAGCAGGAATTCGGTGTGATCTCGAAGGTCGAGGGCAAAAGTGCCGGTGACTGGGTCCTGATTGATACTGGCGACGTCATCGTTCACATTTTCCGCCCCGAAGTGCGCGAATTCTACCAGCTCGAGAAAATGTGGCAGCCGGGATCGGCCACAGCTGGTTAA
- a CDS encoding vanadium-dependent haloperoxidase: protein MTEERTIRARQVRRDAAHLAHHRTHPDHQANGDEQRFALAHYPMSFTKGLDHSTETGLVDDKADFEAFRQAIDAGEMHAFTTGVPVPKDQPRRLWEAPTAGLAYDLQGPDCQAVTMPPAPALCSDELAFEMAEVYELALVRDVPLSDFNETGTAALNASVARLNGLDYATGKFQGRPRKTDAAGQLTGQTIFRGSAPGVENGPYLSQFMVMGSRDQAGNHAEIDGYINYGALAIDQRVLTATPGKDYMQDWASWHSVQQGHDVNNGGPGQELGARRFICTPRDLATYVHYDALYQAYLNACLLLLGMGAPFDPAFANLSGMRGYYDAATDTKLAPNAGGFALYGGPHILTLVTEVATRALKAVRYQKFNNHLRLRPEALAARVEKAAIIDEKHPSTCGAFGKLRHQICGTVEAIKAFNGDTALLPMAFAEGSPMHPTYGAGHATVAGACVTMLKAFFDTSAVLAHDMTGKVAFRTALTGTTPAHFEVIEKGENLKCIATENGCPLTLEGELNKLAANISIGRNMAGVHYFSDYYDSLRMGEQIALGILEEQALCYPTDEFVMSVPTFDGAVVRIGQR, encoded by the coding sequence ATGACTGAGGAACGCACCATTCGGGCGCGTCAGGTTCGCCGTGACGCCGCCCATCTCGCCCATCATCGGACACATCCAGACCATCAGGCCAACGGCGATGAGCAACGCTTTGCGCTGGCCCACTATCCGATGAGCTTTACCAAGGGCCTCGACCATTCGACCGAAACGGGACTGGTCGATGACAAGGCCGATTTCGAGGCCTTCCGCCAGGCCATTGATGCCGGCGAAATGCATGCCTTTACCACTGGCGTGCCCGTCCCCAAGGACCAACCGCGCCGATTGTGGGAAGCCCCCACAGCGGGCCTGGCCTATGATCTGCAGGGGCCGGATTGTCAGGCCGTGACGATGCCGCCTGCCCCGGCCCTGTGCTCGGACGAGCTGGCATTTGAAATGGCAGAAGTCTACGAGCTGGCGCTCGTTCGCGATGTCCCACTTAGCGATTTCAATGAAACGGGTACAGCTGCATTGAATGCATCCGTGGCGCGACTGAACGGGCTTGATTACGCGACGGGCAAGTTTCAGGGCCGACCGCGCAAGACCGATGCGGCGGGCCAACTGACCGGTCAGACGATCTTTCGCGGCTCTGCCCCGGGGGTCGAAAACGGCCCCTATCTGTCGCAATTCATGGTGATGGGCAGTCGTGATCAGGCCGGCAACCACGCCGAGATTGATGGCTATATCAACTACGGCGCGCTGGCGATTGATCAGCGGGTCCTGACGGCCACACCCGGCAAGGATTATATGCAGGATTGGGCATCATGGCACAGCGTCCAGCAAGGGCATGACGTCAATAATGGCGGCCCGGGTCAGGAGCTTGGCGCCCGCCGGTTCATCTGCACCCCCCGTGATCTGGCGACCTATGTGCATTATGACGCGCTGTATCAGGCCTATCTGAATGCCTGTCTGCTGCTGTTGGGGATGGGCGCGCCGTTTGATCCGGCCTTTGCCAATCTGTCGGGCATGCGCGGCTATTATGACGCGGCCACCGACACGAAACTGGCGCCGAATGCGGGGGGCTTTGCCCTTTATGGCGGCCCGCATATTCTGACCCTCGTCACAGAGGTCGCAACCCGCGCGCTCAAGGCCGTGCGCTATCAGAAGTTCAACAATCACCTGCGACTGCGCCCCGAGGCCCTTGCCGCACGTGTCGAAAAGGCCGCGATCATCGACGAAAAGCACCCCAGCACGTGCGGCGCATTCGGCAAGCTGCGCCATCAGATCTGCGGCACGGTCGAAGCGATCAAGGCGTTTAACGGCGATACGGCACTTTTGCCGATGGCCTTTGCCGAAGGCTCGCCCATGCATCCGACCTATGGTGCAGGTCATGCCACCGTCGCCGGGGCCTGTGTGACAATGCTCAAGGCGTTTTTCGATACCAGCGCAGTGCTCGCACATGACATGACCGGCAAGGTCGCGTTCAGAACCGCCCTGACAGGCACCACACCTGCGCATTTCGAGGTGATCGAGAAAGGTGAAAACCTCAAATGCATCGCCACCGAAAATGGCTGCCCCCTGACATTGGAAGGTGAGTTGAACAAGCTTGCCGCCAATATCTCGATCGGGCGGAACATGGCGGGCGTGCATTACTTCTCGGACTATTACGACAGTCTGCGGATGGGCGAGCAGATTGCCCTGGGCATTCTGGAGGAACAGGCCCTGTGCTATCCGACAGATGAATTTGTGATGTCGGTGCCAACCTTTGATGGCGCAGTTGTCCGGATCGGTCAGCGATAG
- a CDS encoding alcohol dehydrogenase catalytic domain-containing protein translates to MTLPHTMTALVQTADGYVDTATGPHVTDLAPYLEHRDLPVPQPGPGQALIKVHLAAINPSDIHFIKGEYGQPRIKGAPAGFEAVGEVVAGDTPLLGQRVSFYATGSGTWSEYALTDAATLVPCRPDLAEIDAAGLIVNPLTAMAMFGIVTKSETKSMVLTAAGSQLCKLLIALGRDNGVQPIGVIRRAAQAAELRALGAADVIVAADALPLDQVQAVMRDLKPTILLDAVGDQITADLFFAMPKNARWISYGKLSAQSPKLDKMGQLIFQNKSIEGFWLTQWMRQVGKGEIAKAFAEIQARYVDGRWTTDVAGIVPLSAAMTDLPPLLAQPDGKAFIDPRQ, encoded by the coding sequence GTGACCCTGCCCCACACAATGACCGCCCTTGTGCAAACAGCGGATGGCTATGTCGATACTGCTACCGGCCCACATGTGACCGATCTTGCGCCCTATCTGGAACATCGCGACCTGCCTGTTCCGCAACCGGGGCCCGGGCAAGCCCTGATCAAGGTGCATCTTGCGGCGATCAATCCGTCCGATATCCATTTCATAAAGGGCGAATATGGCCAGCCGCGGATCAAGGGGGCACCTGCCGGGTTCGAAGCGGTTGGCGAGGTGGTTGCGGGTGACACGCCACTGCTGGGGCAGCGGGTCAGTTTCTATGCAACAGGTTCTGGCACATGGTCGGAATACGCGCTGACGGATGCCGCGACCCTCGTCCCCTGCCGTCCCGATCTGGCCGAGATTGACGCCGCCGGGTTGATCGTCAATCCGCTGACGGCCATGGCGATGTTCGGCATTGTCACGAAATCAGAAACAAAAAGCATGGTGCTGACCGCTGCCGGGTCACAACTCTGCAAGCTTTTGATCGCACTCGGGCGGGATAACGGCGTCCAGCCCATCGGCGTCATCCGTCGAGCGGCGCAAGCCGCAGAGTTGCGCGCGCTTGGTGCAGCCGACGTGATCGTCGCCGCCGACGCCCTGCCGCTGGATCAGGTCCAAGCCGTCATGCGTGACCTCAAGCCAACCATCCTGTTGGACGCTGTTGGCGATCAGATCACGGCCGATTTGTTCTTTGCGATGCCCAAAAACGCCCGCTGGATCAGCTATGGCAAGCTGTCCGCACAATCGCCCAAGCTGGACAAAATGGGGCAGTTGATCTTTCAGAACAAATCCATCGAAGGGTTTTGGCTGACCCAATGGATGCGGCAGGTGGGCAAAGGTGAAATCGCCAAGGCATTTGCTGAAATTCAGGCGCGCTATGTAGACGGTCGCTGGACAACCGATGTGGCAGGAATTGTGCCATTGTCGGCGGCAATGACCGACCTTCCCCCTCTGTTGGCGCAGCCAGATGGCAAGGCGTTTATCGACCCTCGCCAGTAG